The Anabrus simplex isolate iqAnaSimp1 chromosome 1, ASM4041472v1, whole genome shotgun sequence genome window below encodes:
- the LOC136879850 gene encoding neuropeptide SIFamide receptor, translating to MCKTVPYVQGVSVAASVYSLIAVSLDRFLAIWWPLKCQITKRRARFIIFVIWVIALTTTIPWALFFDLVAIFKEEPDIQLCLEVWPESMNGALYFLIANLMFCYLLPMILISLCYILIWIKVWRRDIPTDTKDAQMERLQQKSKIKVVKMLVAVVILFVLSWLPLYVIFARIKLGGETEMWEEEILPIATPIAQWLGSSNSCINPILYAFFNKKYRRGFVAIIKSRRCCGRLHYYETVAMMTSSSASMRKSSYYVNNNNSSTRRPPSQDTSVSYIFNNTGV from the exons ATTCTTGGCTATCTGGTGGCCACTCAAGTGTCAGATCACCAAGCGACGCGCTCGTTTCATCATTTTTGTGATTTGGGTGATCGCACTGACTACTACCATTCCTTGGGCGCTGTTCTTTGACTTGGTGGCAATCTTCAAAGAAGAACCAGATATTCAACTCTGCTTGGAAGTATGGCCGGAGTCTATGAACGGAGCCCTATATTTTCTCATCGCCAACCTGATGTTCTGCTACCTGCTGCCTATGATTCTTATTTCGCTCTGCTATATTCTCATCTGGATCAAGGTCTGGCGGAGGGATATCCCCACTGACACTAAAGATGCGCAAATGGAGCGACTACAACAGAAGTCGAAGATCAAG GTAGTGAAGATGCTGGTTGCAGTTGTCATCCTTTTTGTACTGTCATGGCTACCGCTGTACGTAATCTTCGCCAGGATCAAGCTTGGTGGGGAGACCGAAATGTGGGAAGAAGAAATTCTGCCTATCGCTACACCTATCGCACAATGGCTGGGATCATCAAATTCGTGTATCAACCCCATCCTTTACGCATTCTTCAACAAGAAGTACCGTCGAGGATTTGTTGCCATCATCAAGAGCAGGCGTTGTTGTGGTCGACTTCACTACTATGAAACGGTGGCCATGATGACATCATCATCAGCCAGCATGAGGAAGTCTTCGTATTACGTCAACAATAACAACTCCTCCACCCGCCGCCCTCCTAGCCAGGATACCTCAGTGTCCTACATCTTCAATAACACGGGTGTCTAG